One window of the Mixophyes fleayi isolate aMixFle1 chromosome 6, aMixFle1.hap1, whole genome shotgun sequence genome contains the following:
- the EIF2S2 gene encoding eukaryotic translation initiation factor 2 subunit 2 has protein sequence MSGDEMIFDPTMTRKKKKKKKPFMLDEEGGEQQVEETQIPETKEVEPEPVEDKDADVDDESFRRKDAPDDLDDLNFFNQKKKKKKTKKFDLDEAEEGVVNLKIEGDFQEASESQEDDLGFMLTKKKKKKNVKFPEDDDINDKDEPFEEEDNKKDDGISFSSQLGPAWAGSERDYTYDELLNRVFNIMREKNPDMVAGEKRKFVMKPPQVVRVGTKKTSFVNFTDICKLLHRQPKHLLAFLLAELGTSGSIDGNNQLVIKGRFQQKQIENVLRRYIKEYVTCHTCRSPDTILQKDTRLYFLQCETCHSRCSVASIKTGFQAVTGKRAQLRAKAN, from the exons ATGTCTGGAGACGAG ATGATTTTCGACCCCACCATGAccaggaagaaaaagaagaagaagaagcctTTCATGCTTGATGAAGAAGGTGGAGAACAACAGGTGGAGGAGACACAGATTCCTGAAACTAAGGAGGTGGAACCAGAACCAGTAGAGGATAAGGATGCTGATGTGGACGATGAATCTTTTAGGAGAAAAG ATGCACCTGATGACCTGGATGACTTAAATTTCTTTAatcagaagaagaagaaaaagaaaacaaaaaagtttgACCTGGATGAAGCAGAGGAAGGTGTTGTG AATCTAAAGATAGAAGGAGATTTTCAGGAGGCCTCAGAGTCCCAGGAGGATGATTTGGGATTTATGTTgacaaagaagaagaaaaagaagaatgtCAAGTTTCCAGAGGATGATGATATCAATGATAAAGATGAGC CCTTTGAAGAAGAAGACAATAAGAAAGATGACGGGATCTCCTTTAGCTCTCAGCTTGGACCTGCGTGGGCTGGCTCTGAAAGGGACTACACATACGATGAG CTACTAAACAGAGTTTTTAACATAATGCGGGAAAAAAATCCAGACATGGTTGCCGGAGAGAAGAGAAAATTTGTCATGAAGCCACCTCAAGTCGTCCGAGTGGGCACAAAGAAAACCTCGTTTGTGAACTTCACAGATATTTGCAAACT attACATCGTCAGCCAAAACATCTCCTGGCTTTCTTATTAGCTGAGTTGGGTACAAG TGGCTCCATAGATGGTAACAATCAGCTAGTTATAAAGGGCCGCTTCCAACAGAAACAGATAGAGAACGTCTTGAGAAGATATATAA AGGAGTATGTGACTTGTCACACCTGTCGGTCGCCAGACACAATCCTGCAGAAGGACACCAGGTTATATTTCCTGCAGTGTGAGACCTGCCATTCTCGCTGTTCTGTGGCTAGCATCAAAACTGGATTCCAGGCAGTCACGGGCAAGAGAGCACAGCTGCGGGCCAAAGCTAACTAG